GGATTTGGTGCCAGGCTGTTCCTTTTACTCTTGAACTTCCCATTATCCCGTCaagtcctcacaacagccctataGCGTAGGAagaattattaccattttacagatgaggaaactgaggcccagacttGCACTCACCCACAGAACCACAGACTTGAACTATTGTCTGTCGGAGCAGCTCACCCACCCTTGACCCTGTACTTCTCTGGCAGGAGACCAGGAATGTCAAAGAGCCTCTgaagggcctgggccaggctcccagggcccggggccctgTCCCATCCTGAGATCCCAGGTTCCCTGCCCTTCCTGTCTTGCTCCCTgctttttcctttggcttataaGGTGCAGGGTAGGCCAGGTTTCAGCACCGCAGGCAAGAAACAAGGACAGGCTACACTGGGGCCAAACATGAGTCAGCATAGAGGAGGCCATGCGCTGGTTCCAGAAGTATGATGGGATCATCCTTCCTGGCAAAAATTCCCCTTTCTACACAAAAAGCCAATAAGCTAATTTCAGCGAAAAGTGCTGATTGGTAAGCACTCATTGTGTATTACAAGAATTGTCTCTTTTCTATTGCATTacacttttggttttgtttgtttgtttgtttgctgctAAATTTGTATACAATTCGATAGatcctatttattttatagatcaaGATCTCCAACCTCGTGGGAAATCGAACTCCTCGGAAGTGGTAGTGGGgtggcatccccccccccccccttcccctcctagGCTtatccttctagagcagtggttctcaaccttcctaaagccgcggccctttaatacagttcctcatgttgtggtgacccccaatttcattgttacaaattgaacataattaaagcatagtgattaatcacaaaacaatatgtaattatatgtgtgttttctgatgttcttaggcgacccctgtgaaagggtcgttcgacccccaaaggggtcgcaacccacaggttggtgcCCCACAGTTTGAGAATCTTGTCAGTTTGTAAGCACTCTTTACCTTTCTAGCTATTTTCCCCAAGTCTTTGCACATTGCCTTGCAATGTattgtgtggtgtgtttttttaattgattttgtagagagaaaagggaaagtgagagagaaagagaaacatagatgtgagagcaaacatagattggctgcctcctacatgccccctaaaggggattgaacctacaagcCCAtaatcccttcctccccccaactcagaacccagcagcaagctaacctactgattggagcgcctgcccctggtggtcagggcatgtcaaagtgactggctgaccagtTGACTCTCAGAGAATGGAACCAGCAGCTTTCCCTGCACTGGACCAGAcccaacgaactgagccacacccacaagGGGGCCTTGCAATGGTTTTcgttctttgcttttaaaaaatagatatttctattggtttcagagaagaagggagagagaagatagaaacgtcaatggtgAGAGtgagtcactgatcggctgccttctgcaggacCCCCAGCCTGCACCTGGCCGTGTGCCTTGACCTgcaatccaactgtgacctcctggttcataggcccacgctcaaccactgagtcacaaggGCCGGGCTGTAATGGCTTTAAGTGTTACACAATAGGCCTATCTCATATTTCACAGGTTCTGGCTTCTGAACTTGGTCAGGAAGATCTCCCACTCCTGAGTGAAGGCGCTctttcctgtccctcctcctgcacacccttaacccccaccccccgcttctTCCCCCCACCCATCTCCAGCTTCTACTTTCCCATGGTCTTGAGACCTGCCCTGCCTGAAGGCCCAGCCCCCCTCCTCTTCgccctccctcagcctctcctgttgaaggaggtggggtgaggtggggtgtttcattcctggtcagttTGGAAGAGCTCTTGCTGCCCAACCTATTAACCCTGTTCCCCTCTGTGCTGCAGTGACCCACCCTCAAGTCCTGTGTATTGACGTAAACTGCTACGTTTCATACAAATATGTCCATCCTGTATTTCTCCTTGTGGGTTTGAGACCTGGACCAGGaagggctccccctccccctccctcgcaGAGTCCTAATCTTGCAGCTGTCCCTTCCCACAGGTCAGGAGCATAAAAGCGCTCAGGGGCGCAGCCCTGCAGCGTCACCATGGCCCCGCTGTGCCcactgctgctggcgctggccctggtGGCCATCCCCGGTGTCCGAGGCGCCTGCCCGGCAGCCGCTGACCTCAAGAAGCCCAGTGGGACACGTACGTGCGCCAAGGTCTATGACAAGAGCGACCCATATTATGAGAACTGCTGCCAAGGTGCGGAGCTGACCATAGAGACAGACAGCGACCTGCCCTTCCTGCCCTATGAATGGAGGAACATCATCTCCTCACTCGTGGTGGCCCCGCGCTGTGAGCTCACGGTGTGGTCCCGAAGTGGCAAGGGTGGCAAAACTCGCAAGTTCAAGTCAGGCACCTACCCGCGCCTTGAAGAGTACCGCAGGGGCATCTTTGGCCACTGGTCCAACGCCATCGCCTCCATCTACTGCAGGTGCCCTCCTGTCCCCGTGCCAGTGCGCACACTGCTTCCACAGCACAGAACCcagcccaccaccacccccagcttCAGTTTGCCCAGACCCCTGAGTCCCTGACCCAAATTGGGAATCCCTAGACCCATCCTGGAGGCCCCTTCTCACCCGCATCCCTCCCCCAAGCCCATGCCCCTTGGATCTCTCAGACCAGTTCTGGGATTCTCACACTCAGAAGTGACGCAACCCCCTCCATTTAGGGAGCCCCCCCACAACCTTCCGGAACCCCCACCTGCCTACCCACAGCTACACTGTCCAGGGAGGGCCACTAACTCCTGAGCTGCCCAGTCTAGCTTGGGATGTGGAGCCATTCACCCCCTCACCCTGGAGTCCCAGAACCAAAGCCagttcttccctctccccaaatCATCAGATCTCAGAGCTGCCTCAGGCTTCCCAGACTCTACATCTGACCCAGACCTCAAGACCCCAGACTCATATCTGGGGACACCCTGTCTGGCCCTTATGCTCCCTAACCACCCACACCCTCTAGGACGGCCTCAAAACCAGGACCCAGTCCCAGGGTCCTTGGGAAGGTTCTGGAGCATTTGGAGCCCTGAGCCCACCCTGCACTCACATATGCAAACTCACAGACTTGGGACCCTAAGTCTAGCCACAGTAGCCTCCAAACCACCACACCCGCCCACAAGAGCTCCAGGAGACCCCCGCTCCTGAAGTGGaagccccgcccagcccagcccacacctTATCTCAGGCTCTAGAGCTCCACAAGCCACAGATCTTTGAGACCCTGGCATTTCCTGGTGATAAGTTTTTATTCTGTTGCAGGTGCAACTGATGCCTCAGAGGCCCCTCATCTCCAGCCCCTACAGAACGaggagcccctcacccagccttgTCCCTGGGCCTGCTGAGGGCCccaagtcccaaacaagagagcTTTCTGCCCGCCCCcttcccaccctgccttccctgcaATACAGTCCTTATGAAGTTGCCCCTGTCTGCCATCTGCTTGTGCTTGGGACCCAAGTCCACCCAGGATGGGGAGATAGCAGGGTGGTCATGCCAGGATCAGCCCTACCTGGGGCAGTGCTGTGATTGGGGACGCACCCATAGATTCTGACATGGATTTAAGTGTGCACAAAGACACACGCCCACAGGAAGCATGTGTGGCATGCAATGGCACTGCTGCTGATAATTAGACATTGACATGCTTCccagaccttttggtgcacagcccttccctgagtgATCCCAGCTGCTCTGGCCTGCCAGGGACCTCCAGTCTCAGGATTCATGCATGAGACAGCAGGAGGCCTTCAAGgaccagcccaggccaggccagggtctGTTGCGAGATCTGGCCAGAGCCTAGGACTTATGGGTTATTTAATCCttcaaccctcccctcccctacacATGGAAGACACTTTAGTGCAAATTTGCATATTTCTGCAAATGTGACTTTGCAACCtattctcacccccacccccagggatgGGGCCCTTGATGGATACCTGGGTTTGGGGGCTCTTAGGAGAAGCTAAAGAAGAGAATTGTGGGTCTTGGGGAAGGAAAGATATGGGTACAGCCCACGGGGAAGGACAACTTGGGGTTGGATGGAGGAGGAGAATTCGGGGGGATTCTGAGAGCTAAGAAATGTGGGGGAAAGAGGAAGGTGGAGATGCTAAGAGACCATAAGGTGGGGGTATGTGAAGAGATCAGAGGTCaagggaggtgtgggaggtggaggaggtgtgAGGTGCTGGAGGATCACAGAGCAGAGGGTGTATGAGTGGGCTGGGAGCTCAGCGAAGTTCTAAGGAGCAAAGATGGCAAAATACTCAGAATCCTTGGGCACAGGTGTTTACTGGTTTAGTCAACAAgggtttattgagcacctagtatCTGTCGAGCACTGCCTTGGGAAGACATGgttcctgccctcctggagccctGAGAGTGCAGGGGAAATGCCAAAGATTCAGACgttcggggggcgggggtggggagggcgatGAAGTCAGACACTCAGGATGAGACAAGGGGTCAAAACAGCCAGTCACTCCCTGAACTGCACAGACACGGAGGAGTCAGTCACCCTTGTTCGCCGCAGCCCACCAGCCTCCGTGCGGTTCTTCGTCTTGTGCAGGAAGTGGACAAAACGCACACCAGGCCCATACTGGCGGAATACGTGGGACACCTGTGGCAGCAGCGGGTCAGAAAGAAGTCCTTATTAGGGACCGATGAGCTctgctctcccccctcctccctctgtgaGGTCTTGGGACGGGTCTGGGTTGGCAGCTGGGACAGGGAGTCTCACCTGGACCCAGCGGCCAGGAGGGCCCCTCCCAGAGGTCCGGGGGGCCACATGGTGCTGAGCAATGATGGTGTGTCGgtcagctgccagcagccagacgTGCAACTCATAGACACACACGTCCAGCCGGCTGTCCTcaaacctgggggtggggggaaggactTCAGCTGCCACCTCAGACCCAACATCCCCACCCCAATGTCTTGCCCC
This is a stretch of genomic DNA from Myotis daubentonii chromosome 15, mMyoDau2.1, whole genome shotgun sequence. It encodes these proteins:
- the LOC132216913 gene encoding syncollin-like, with protein sequence MAPLCPLLLALALVAIPGVRGACPAAADLKKPSGTRTCAKVYDKSDPYYENCCQGAELTIETDSDLPFLPYEWRNIISSLVVAPRCELTVWSRSGKGGKTRKFKSGTYPRLEEYRRGIFGHWSNAIASIYCRCN